A window of the Scleropages formosus chromosome 5, fSclFor1.1, whole genome shotgun sequence genome harbors these coding sequences:
- the smim10l3 gene encoding salivary gland specific protein SAGSIN1 has protein sequence MAGLSCLVLGFSESAGRTYGVFSKGLTRTLLIFFDLAWRLRIRFPYLYLIASMMFNVRLQVHIEIH, from the exons atGGCGGGTTTGTCGTGTTTAGTGCTGGGCTTTTCGGAATCAGCTGGCAGGACTTACGGAGTGTTTTCCAAAGGGTTAACGAGGACTCTCTTAATATTTTTCGATCTTGCGTGGAGACTGAGGATCAGGTTTCCTTATCTCTACCTCATCGCGTCTATGATGTTTAATGTACGATTGCAG GTACACATTGAAATACACTGA